Genomic segment of Cytobacillus suaedae:
TAAGTCCAATAACGGCTCCAAGTACTCCAAGAGTCGGTGCATACGTACCAGCCTGTGTAAAGATTAACGCGCCAGCCTGGTGTCGGTCTTCCATAGCTTCAATTTCCTCAGACATTACATCGCGAATAAACTCGGCACTTTGACCATCAACCGCCATGCTTAATCCATTCTTTAAAAACTGGTCATCTACTTCATTTACTTTTGCTTCTAGTGCAAGTAACCCTTCTTTTCGTGCAATGGTAGCCCATTCCGAGAACATTGGGATAAGCTGTTCAATTGTAATCATTTTTTGTTCTTTGAAAAGTACTCCGAATAATTTAGGGACTCTTTTAATTTCCTTCGTCGGAAATGCAATTGTTACAGCAGCAACTGTCCCTAAAAGAATAATTAAAATCGCAGCAGGGTTTATAAGGGCTGCAGGACTTACCCCTTTATAAGCCATACCGACACCTACTGCTATAAGTCCAAGAATAATTCCAATCAATGAAGTTTTATCCATACTATCACCTAATCTTTCTTTCAATCTAGTTGTCTTCTCTATTCATATATTCTAGTATACTACGTCGAATTATGTTAAAAAATGATAAAAAATCATCCAATTTACCTTCTCCGTATTATCTATATCGACAAAATCAGCAAATACTTTAAAATTTTCTACGAAAAAGGATAATGTTTCTTTATGGAGAATATAGTATTTATAGTAAATTTGAAAATAGAGAAAAGGGTGTGT
This window contains:
- the motA gene encoding flagellar motor stator protein MotA, producing the protein MDKTSLIGIILGLIAVGVGMAYKGVSPAALINPAAILIILLGTVAAVTIAFPTKEIKRVPKLFGVLFKEQKMITIEQLIPMFSEWATIARKEGLLALEAKVNEVDDQFLKNGLSMAVDGQSAEFIRDVMSEEIEAMEDRHQAGALIFTQAGTYAPTLGVLGAVIGLIAALGYMDDTTKLGEAIAAAFIATLLGIFTGYVLWHPFANKLKRKSKDEVTVKYVMIEGVLSVLEGQAPRAIEQKLSTYLSIKDRQKIMPEGESLDV